Proteins encoded within one genomic window of Brachybacterium muris:
- a CDS encoding lycopene cyclase domain-containing protein — translation MTSWAYLAAILASSFCMLLLDHRFRLYLFRDTRRALIVQGVGVGLLLLWDLICISLGVFARGEGPYLSGYEIVPHLTIEEPFFLWFLCHLTMVVATGAGRLLDARSGRSDVA, via the coding sequence ATGACCTCCTGGGCGTACCTCGCGGCGATCCTGGCTTCCAGCTTCTGCATGCTGCTGCTGGACCATCGGTTCCGGCTGTACCTGTTCCGGGACACCCGCCGCGCCCTGATCGTGCAGGGAGTCGGGGTGGGGCTGCTGCTGCTGTGGGACCTGATCTGCATCAGCCTCGGCGTGTTCGCCCGCGGCGAGGGCCCCTATCTCAGCGGCTACGAGATCGTGCCGCACCTGACCATCGAGGAGCCCTTCTTCCTGTGGTTCCTGTGCCACCTGACAATGGTGGTGGCCACCGGCGCAGGTCGCCTGCTGGATGCGCGATCCGGACGGAGCGATGTGGCATGA
- a CDS encoding oleate hydratase, whose amino-acid sequence MSRVIIIGAGIAGLASAALLARDGHQVTVLEAREEIGGRAGRLEDDGFVFDTGPSWYLMPECFEHFFSLLGEKVEDHLELVDLDPAYRVYGEGHSEPLDVRSDRAAAVALFEQVEPGAGKRLERYLDSARSTYELATRSFLYTTFSGVPVGTALRSLPQLPRLARLLLESLHSLAARTVRDTRLRQILGYPAVFLAATPRTAPSLYHLMSAMDLEDGVKYPQGGFHRIIEVIADLARAEGAEIRTGAEVTAIRTTDGTGTLSHLAGMLPGRGRARATGVTVRTAGGTERIDADVVVSAADLHHTETRLLPEELRTYPQQYWDTRTSGPGAVLALLGVEGELPQLAHHTLLFTKDWEANFAQIGGKVPTVPDPASIYVCRNSATDPSSAPEGSENLFVLIPVSPDAPDGSGLGRGGPDGTGSEAVERAVDQAIAQISDWAGIPDLAERITVRHSVGPGDFTADLHSWRGNALGPAHTLRQSAFLRGSNRSKHLPNLLYAGGTTVPGVGLPMCLISAENVLKRLRGDRSDGPLSPAQLPRRGGASRG is encoded by the coding sequence ATGAGCAGGGTCATCATCATCGGGGCCGGCATCGCCGGGCTCGCTTCCGCGGCGCTGCTGGCCCGCGACGGCCACCAGGTGACGGTGCTCGAGGCCCGCGAGGAGATCGGCGGGCGGGCAGGCCGGCTTGAGGACGACGGCTTCGTGTTCGACACCGGGCCGTCCTGGTACCTGATGCCTGAGTGCTTCGAGCACTTCTTCTCCCTGCTGGGCGAGAAGGTGGAGGACCACCTGGAACTGGTGGACCTGGACCCCGCCTACCGGGTGTACGGCGAGGGCCACTCGGAGCCGCTGGATGTGCGCTCGGACCGGGCAGCCGCCGTCGCCCTGTTCGAGCAGGTCGAGCCGGGGGCCGGGAAGCGCCTGGAGCGCTACCTGGACTCGGCCCGCTCCACGTACGAGCTGGCCACCCGCTCGTTCCTCTACACCACGTTCTCCGGGGTGCCGGTGGGCACAGCCCTGCGGTCCCTGCCGCAGCTGCCGCGCCTGGCCCGGCTGCTGCTGGAGTCGCTGCACTCCCTCGCCGCCCGCACCGTGCGGGACACCCGCCTGCGGCAGATCCTGGGATACCCGGCGGTGTTCCTGGCCGCCACCCCGCGCACGGCACCGAGCCTGTACCACCTGATGAGCGCGATGGATCTCGAGGACGGCGTGAAGTACCCCCAGGGCGGCTTCCACCGGATCATCGAGGTGATCGCCGACCTAGCCCGCGCCGAGGGCGCCGAGATCCGCACCGGCGCGGAGGTCACCGCGATCCGCACCACCGACGGGACCGGCACGCTCTCGCACCTGGCCGGGATGCTGCCTGGCCGCGGAAGGGCCCGGGCCACCGGGGTCACCGTCCGCACTGCAGGTGGCACCGAACGGATCGATGCCGATGTGGTGGTCTCCGCCGCAGACCTCCACCACACCGAGACCCGTCTGCTGCCCGAGGAACTGCGCACCTACCCGCAGCAGTACTGGGACACCCGCACCAGCGGCCCCGGCGCGGTGCTGGCCCTGCTCGGAGTGGAGGGCGAACTGCCGCAGCTGGCCCACCACACGCTGCTGTTCACCAAGGACTGGGAGGCGAACTTCGCACAGATCGGCGGGAAGGTCCCGACGGTGCCGGACCCGGCCAGCATCTACGTGTGCCGCAACTCCGCCACCGACCCCTCCAGCGCCCCGGAGGGCAGCGAGAACCTGTTCGTGCTGATCCCCGTCTCCCCCGATGCCCCCGACGGCAGCGGTCTGGGCCGCGGCGGGCCGGACGGCACCGGCTCCGAGGCCGTCGAGCGCGCAGTGGACCAGGCCATCGCCCAGATCAGCGACTGGGCCGGGATCCCGGACCTCGCCGAACGCATCACGGTGCGCCACAGCGTGGGCCCCGGTGACTTCACCGCCGATCTGCACTCCTGGCGCGGCAACGCTCTGGGCCCGGCGCACACGCTGCGCCAGTCCGCGTTCCTGCGCGGCTCCAACCGGTCGAAGCACCTGCCGAACCTACTGTATGCCGGGGGCACCACGGTGCCGGGCGTGGGGTTGCCGATGTGCCTGATCAGCGCGGAGAACGTGCTGAAGCGCCTGCGGGGCGACCGCAGCGACGGCCCGCTGTCGCCCGCTCAGCTTCCGCGCCGGGGCGGTGCCTCCCGGGGATGA
- a CDS encoding phytoene/squalene synthase family protein translates to MIVQPQTPDPQAARDARTYASAATRSADRVIDSYSTSFGAATRLLGAPVRARVRSIYALVRVADEIVDGAALGSGLTPEQIAEVLDEYEARTEQALASGFSSDLVVHAFALTARSCGITTELTRPFFASMRADLTVTEHNPDSFEEYVYGSAEVVGLMCLHVFATDRSPVPVAPSPQLLDGARRLGAAFQKVNFLRDLRADAEGRGRSYFPGVDPATLTEDEKRTLLADIRGDLAAAGAAIEQLPDTSRTAVRTVHDLFAALADRLERTDAASLRTSRVRVPDAQKTAIITRAVLRERRPRRRRSRA, encoded by the coding sequence ATGATCGTCCAGCCCCAGACCCCTGACCCTCAGGCCGCCCGCGACGCACGCACCTACGCGAGCGCTGCCACCCGCTCCGCGGACCGGGTGATCGACTCCTACTCCACCAGCTTCGGCGCCGCGACCCGCCTGCTCGGCGCCCCCGTGCGGGCCCGGGTGCGATCGATCTATGCCCTGGTGCGGGTGGCCGATGAGATCGTGGACGGCGCCGCGCTGGGCAGCGGCCTGACCCCCGAGCAGATCGCCGAGGTACTGGACGAGTACGAGGCCCGCACCGAGCAGGCCCTGGCCAGCGGGTTCAGCAGCGACCTGGTGGTGCACGCCTTCGCGCTCACCGCCCGCAGCTGCGGCATCACCACCGAACTGACCCGCCCCTTCTTCGCCTCCATGCGCGCAGACCTCACCGTCACCGAGCACAACCCCGACTCCTTCGAGGAGTACGTGTACGGCTCAGCGGAGGTGGTGGGCCTGATGTGCCTGCACGTGTTCGCCACCGACCGTTCCCCCGTGCCCGTGGCACCCTCCCCGCAGCTGCTGGACGGGGCCCGGCGCCTCGGTGCAGCCTTCCAGAAGGTGAACTTCCTGCGTGACCTGCGGGCCGATGCCGAAGGCCGCGGCCGCAGCTACTTCCCCGGCGTGGACCCCGCCACCCTCACCGAGGACGAGAAGCGCACCCTGCTGGCCGACATCCGCGGGGACCTCGCTGCCGCCGGCGCCGCGATCGAGCAGCTCCCCGACACCAGTCGCACCGCAGTGCGCACCGTCCACGACCTCTTCGCTGCTCTCGCTGACCGGCTGGAGCGCACCGACGCCGCGTCCCTGCGCACGAGCCGAGTGCGCGTGCCCGATGCCCAGAAGACAGCAATCATCACCCGGGCCGTGCTCCGTGAGCGCCGGCCCCGACGGCGGAGGAGCCGCGCATGA